One region of Macadamia integrifolia cultivar HAES 741 chromosome 11, SCU_Mint_v3, whole genome shotgun sequence genomic DNA includes:
- the LOC122093436 gene encoding helicase sen1-like — translation MASDLVDKVFSWSLRDVLDYQLYKDKVKMIPKKFLSPQDYLAAYISPLIEDTHAALCSSIKNLSKAPKCRIHVQELSKDHKPQRHLCYSIRVLREGDSKNGRESYEPQVGDLIALLDARPVRTDDLKRSYILALVTEDSSLMKIRSSKPVIEKRVLLKGKREPPFAVFLINMMTNIRIWKALHPDMQRGNMNVIKVLSTNSTVGVDCDRCLLPQDDSIQGNSLLQDLQTFNLNESQTDAVVRSIATKDCNHKSSVKLIWGPPGTGKTKTVGALLWELLRMKCRTLTCTPTNTALVEVTLRLLKLVKESPQVQNYGLGDIVLYGNKERMKINDHKDLQDIFLDNRVTELANCFSSTLGWNHQLKSMIHLLEDAGPDYLLYLEGEKKVVQSVSKNEKQEEKNKNILQEEIEKKDILTFEEFIKERFTDIQKDLKSYIFTLCKHLPTSFLSVRRRENMNEAVNLIESLGTLLHGSVTDDDLKCVFYSENLNTTVGGSNTLLLDRTRNECLQILKTLNEEFSVPNLTDIDSIRKVCLQHAYLIFCTAATSAKFQTEGITPLELLVIDEAAQLKECESAIPLQLPGVRHAILIGDEQQLPAMVQSKISEEAGFGRSLFERLVSLGHKKHLLNIQYRMHPSISLFPNTEFYGKQILDASKVKERSHERHFLQGNMYGAYSFINVAYGTEHGKGGKKNMVEVAVVSAIVESLFKASVASSQKLSVGVISPYNAQVFAIKEKLGDTYDKPSDFSVSVRTVDGFQGGEEDVILISTVRSNEEGTVGFLDNPQRVNVALTRARYCLWVLGNGPTLINSGSIWTKLVNDAKDRGCFFDADQDKSLKEAIIGSLVELGEFDKLLNLDSLKI, via the exons ATGGCTTCAGATCTTGTTGATAAGGTCTTCTCATGGTCTCTTAGAGATGTACTCGACTATCAACTCTACAAAGATAAG GTGAAGATGATCCCAAAGAAGTTCTTGTCACCACAAGATTACTTGGCAGCATACATTTCCCCACTTATTGAGGACACACATGCTGCTCTGTGTTCAAGCATAAAGAACCTGTCTAAAGCACCTAAATGTCGAATTCATGTTCAAGAACTATCTAAAGATCATAAGCCACAGAGACATTTGTGTTATAGCATTAGAGTTTTAAGAGAGGGTGATAGTAAGAATGGTAGAGAAAGCTATGAACCTCAAGTTGGAGATCTCATTGCTCTCTTAGATGCAAGACCCGTACGGACTGATGATTTAAAAAGATCTTATATTCTTGCATTAGTCACAGAAGACAGCTCTCTCATGAAAATCCGTTCATCAAAACCTGTGATTGAAAAAAGAGTACTACTGAAGGGGAAGAGGGAACCTCCTTTTGCTGTTTTTCTGATTAACATGATGACGAATATCCGTATATGGAAAGCACTGCACCCGGATATGCAGAGGGGAAACATGAATGTTATCAAGGTCTTGTCCACTAATTCCACT GTAGGGGTTGATTGTGATCGCTGTTTGTTGCCACAAGATGACAGTATCCAAGGAAATTCTCTTCTCCAAGATCTTCAAACCTTCAATCTCAATGAATCACAGACTGATGCAGTGGTAAGATCCATTGCTACAAAGGATTGCAACCATAAGAGTTCAGTAAAGCTTATTTGGGGCCCTCCAGGTACTGGGAAGACAAAGACAGTAGGAGCTTTGCTCTGGGAACTTCTAAGAATGAAATGTAGAACCCTCACATGTACACCGACCAATACTGCCTTGGTGGAAGTCACATTGCGCCTCCTGAAGTTGGTTAAGGAGTCACCTCAGGTCCAAAATTATGGCTTGGGTGATATAGTGTTATATGGTAATAAGGAGCGAATGAAGATTAATGATCATAAAGACCTTCAGGATATCTTTTTGGATAATCGTGTCACTGAGCTTGCGAATTGCTTTTCCTCAACCTTAGGGTGGAATCATCAACTAAAGTCCATGATACACTTGCTTGAAGATGCTGGTCCTGATTATCTTCTTTATTTGGAGGGGGAAAAGAAGGTAGTGCAGAGTGTttctaaaaatgaaaaacaagaagagaaaaacaaaaatatattgcAAGAGgagattgaaaaaaaagatattcTAACATTTGAGGAGTTTATCAAGGAAAGATTCACTGATATTCAGAAGGACCTCAAATCATACATTTTTACTTTGTGTAAACACCTACCTACATCCTTCCTTTCggtgagaagaagagaaaacatGAATGAAGCTGTCAATTTGATTGAATCTCTTGGAACTCTGTTACATGGATCTGTTACTGATGATGACCTGAAGTGTGTCTTTTATTCTGAAAACTTAAACACTACAGTTGGTGGCTCCAATACACTCTTGCTTGATAGAACCAGAAATGAGTGCCTTCAGATTCTCAAAACCCTTAATGAAGAGTTTTCAGTTCCTAATCTTACAGATATAGATTCGATCAGGAAAGTCTGTTTGCAACATGCTTACCTGATTTTCTGCACTGCTGCAACCTCAGCTAAGTTTCAAACAGAAGGGATAACGCCATTGGAGCTGTTGGTTATTGATGAAGCAGCACAGCTTAAAGAATGTGAATCAGCCATTCCCCTCCAACTCCCCGGTGTCCGGCATGCCATTCTCATAGGTGACGAACAGCAACTGCCAGCAATGGTTCAAAGCAAG ATTTCGGAGGAGGCTGGATTTGGAAGAAGTCTGTTTGAAAGATTGGTATCACTGGGACACAAGAAGCACCTTCTCAATATCCAGTATAGAATGCACCCATCAATAAGCTTATTCCCAAACACAGAATTCTATGGAAAACAGATTTTGGATGCTtcaaaagtcaaagaaagaagcCATGAAAGACACTTCCTTCAAGGTAACATGTATGGTGCCTATTCATTTATAAATGTTGCTTATGGAACAGAACATGGTAAGGGTGGAAAGAAAAACATGGTGGAGGTCGCAGTGGTTTCTGCGATTGTGGAAAGCCTCTTCAAAG CATCTGTTGCTTCAAGTCAGAAGCTTAGTGTTGGTGTAATATCCCCATACAATGCTCAAGTATTTGCAATTAAAGAGAAACTTGGTGACACATATGATAAACCAAGTGACTTCTCTGTGAGTGTTCGGACTGTTGATGGGTTTCAAGGTGGCGAGGAGGATGTAATATTAATCTCTACTGTCAGGTCTAATGAGGAAGGAACGGTGGGTTTCCTTGACAACCCTCAACGTGTGAATGTAGCTTTGACCAGGGCAAG GTACTGCCTCTGGGTATTGGGGAATGGTCCAACTTTAATCAACAGTGGTTCCATTTGGACGAAACTAGTCAATGATGCAAAGGATCGGGGGTGTTTCTTTGATGCTGATCAGGACAAGAGCTTGAAGGAAGCAATAATTGGTTCTCTTGTTGAACTTGGTGAATTTGACAAGTTACTTAATCTGGATTCTCTCAAGATATGA